The following DNA comes from Verrucomicrobiota bacterium JB022.
ATACCTGTGTCATCGACGGAGAGGGTGTAGAAAGATTAGAGGCCACTGGCGGCGCAGCCGTAGGCAGGCAAGGTGGAGCTTTGCTCGCCGGCCATGATCTCGGCTACCAGTTCTTGCGGGCGGGTAGGGGTCAGTTTGGTGGGGCGTTGCATGGCATAGCCGCCAGAGTAGGCCAGCTCGGCGTTGGGCGTGTAGACCCGCAACCACGGCCCCCCTGCGATGCCGAACTGCTCGGTGGCCTGCACGTGGTCGAGCACCGTCACCCGGTAGCCATGCTCGGCGAGGGCCTGCTGCAGCGCGTCGTCTTGCCCCAGCAGGTAGACCTCCTGCGGCTCGGCGGGCGGTGTGGCCAGCAGATCCTTGGTCACTTGGGCGGAGCAGGGGCAGCCAGCGGTAAGAAAATGCTGCACGCGCCAGTGTTCTTGTATCGAAACACTCGGCGAACCCTGTTCGCGTAGCGGAGCCGTATGGGTGCCCAAGTAGTAGCCGCCGGCGGCGAGAACCCCTACGCCCCAGCAGCCGAGCACCACCGGCCCCAGCCATTTACGACAATATTTTCCCCACATGCCGTGTAAAATCGACCCAAGCTGGCTGAACTGCAATTGATTATTAGGGTCAATGGCCTAAGTTTTCGTAAAAGGCGAAAGTGGAGGCCAAGCGGTCATTATTTCCGGCGAACGTTCTTTTTGCCTCCACCTTTTCCCTTTTGTCCACGGCCTTTTTTAGCGTTAGGCGCGGTGCCGCCGTTTTTGAGCATGTCGATCTGGTCGCGCAGGAGGGCCGCGCGCTCGAATTCCAGTTTCTCTGCGGCTTCGAGCATCTCGGATTCCAGCTCGGCAATCACGGCGGCCACGTCGCCATCGCCTTGGGCCTCGGCTACCGAAATCGGGTCGAGCTGATCGCGGTCGACGTAGTGCAAGCTCTTCTGCAAGCCCCGCTTGACGCTGCGCGGGGTGATGCCGTGCTCCAGATTGTGGGCGATCTGCTTTTCCCGGCGTTCCTGGGTGATACGCAGGGTCTCCTTCAGCGAATCGTTGAGCACATCGGCGTAGAGGATCACGCGGCCCTTCTCATGGCGGGCGGCCCGGCCTGCGGTCTGGATCAGGCTGGTGGTGCTGCGCAGGAAGCCCTCCTTGTCCGCATCGAGGATGGCGACCAAGGCCACTTCGGGCAGGTCGAGGCCTTCGCGCAGGAGGTTGACGCCGACCAGCACATCGAAGTCGCCCGCCCGCAGCTTGCGCAGGATCTCGACCCGTTCGATGGCGTCGATGTCGCTGTGCAGGTATTCGACCTTCACATCTCGCTCGCGCAGGTAGGTGGAGAGGTCTTCGCTCATGCGCTTGGTCAAGGTGGTGACGAGCACGCGCTCGTCTCGCCCCACCGCAGCCTGCACTTCGGCGATCAAGTCTTCCACCTGGCCCTTGATCGGGCGAATCTCCATCACCGGGTCGAGCAAGCCGGTGGGGCGGATCACCTGCTCGGCAATCACCTCCGAGAGCTTCGCTTCCTCCTTGGCTGGCGTGGCGGAGACGAAGAGGATCTGGCCCGTGATGTCCATAAACTCCTGGGCCTGCAGCGGCCGGTTGTCCAGCGCACTGGGCAGGCGGAAGCCGTAGTCGACGAGGCGCTCCTTGCGCGAGCGGTCGCCCGTATACATGGCGCCGATCTGGGGCAAGGTCACGTGGCTCTCGTCGAGGATCACGAGGTAATCGTCGGGGAAGAAGTCCAGCAGGCAAAACGGGCGATCACCCGCCTTGCGGCCCGAGAGGTGGCGTGAGTAGTTTTCGATGCCGTTGCAAAAGCCCATTTCCTGCAACAGCTCCAGGTCATACTCGGTGCGCATGCGGATGCGCTGGGCTTCGAGCAGGCGTTGCTGCTTTTCAAAGTAGCCAACCTGCTCGTCCAGCTCGTTCTTGATCGCGCGGATGGCGGGCTGCAGCTTGTTGCGCGGGGTGATGAACTGGTTGGCCGGGTAGAGGTGGAAGTAGTCGAGCCGTCGCCCCATCTGGCCGGTCAGCGGGTCGAGTTCGGAGATCGATTCCACCTCGTCGCCCCAGAATTCGACCCGGATGGCACTCTCCATGTAGGCGGGGAAGATGTCGACCGTCTCGCCGCGCACGCGAAAGGTGCCGCGCTCAAACTTGATGTCGTTGCGCTCGTAGATGTTCTCGACCAGGCGGTTCAGGAACTTGTCGCGCTGCAGCTCTTCCCCCACCCGGATGGGGATCATCATGGCGGCGAAGTCTTCCGGAGAGCCCAAGCCATAGATGCAAGAGACGGAGGCGACCACCAGCACGTCGCGGCGGCTGATCAAAGAGCTGGTCGCGCTGATGCGCAGGCGCTCGATCTCGTCGTTGATCGAGCTGTCTTTCTCGATGTAGGTATCGGTGGCCGGCACGTAGGCCTCCGGCTGATAGTAATCGTAATAGCTGACGAAATACTCCACCGCATTGTCGGGGAAAAACGCCTTGAACTCGCTGTAGAGCTGCGCAGCCAGCGTCTTGTTGTGCGACATCACGAGGGTAGGGCGCTGCAGCTGCTGCACAATGTTGGCCATCGTGAAGGTCTTGCCGCTGCCGGTCACGCCCAGGAGCGTCTGGTACTTGTTACCCTCGCGCAGGGAGCGGACGAGCTTTTCGATCGCCTGCGGCTGGTCGCCCATCGGCTGATATTCGGCGCTGAGACGAAAATCCATCCCCGTATCATAGGCGGCGAAGGCGGCGGTGCAAGTGCCGGTAAAACCTCCTTGGGAGGCTGAAGCTGGCCCGAGAGCTACCGATATAAGGGAGACACTGCCATCGGAAAGCCTCTTCGCGGATGCCCGAGACTTCGCCCAGCAAATTGTTCACGCAACGCAGTTCGCTTTTTCGCGAGTTGCTTTTGCCCTTGTTTGTACTCCTGTGCACCGCATCTGCCGTTACTATTTTCAGCCTTTGGGTGGCCCAGCATAACAGCCTGCAGGATGTGGTACGGCGCAAGGCCATGATGTCGCTCGACCGCATTCACGACATATGGGCGCTGCGCCGCTTCGAGGGGGAGTTCATCACCCGCTCGATGCCGTCGACCCATGTGAGCGAGTTCGTCTTCTGGGCGATTTATCAGGAGGGCAGCGGCGAGATCGTGATGGCTTCCGACCCACGGACAGAAGGCCAGCGTATTTACGACGCCCGGGCACAGTTTGCAGGCTGGCCAGCGGTCGACAACGATGACGGAATGCAGGAGGAAGGTGGGCGCTACACCATTTCCCGCCCCTTGAGCGGCGAGCCGGGTCTGCACTCGATCCTCCTCTTCGATGAGCGGGAGCTGCACAAGGGCTTCGACGAGTCCCTCAAGCGCTCGATTGTGCTGACGGCTATTACGTTGGCCATGCTGGGCCTGCTCGGCTTTCTCATCTTGCGCTACCGCGTGTTGACGCCGCTTCACCGGCTGCACGATGCCATTGTCGGCTTTCATTTTGGAGACCGCAGCGTAAAGATCGACGTGACGGCTCACGACGAGATCGGGCGGATCGGGCACGGCCTCAACGAGCTGTTCCGCAACCAGTTGGCGATCCAGGCCGAATCGGAGCAACTGGCCCAGATCGCTCAGGTAACGAACAACCTCGTCTTGCGTCTGGATAGTGAAGGTATCGTGATGTGGGCCAATCGCTCGGTCGAGCGTCTGGTCGGCAAACCCCTGCGATCGTTTGTTGGGACGGGGCTCGATCAGCTGCTACCGCTGCGGGAAGGGCACGCTTGGCCCTTCATGCGCGAGGTCGTCGAATCCGGGCAGGGGAGGACCTATGAGGTGGCCCTGGACGTGGGCGAAAACGAACCCCGCATCTTTCGGGCCGACAGCCAGCCGGTGGTGGTGCGCGAGAATGGGCTCTTCAACGGCGCCGTGATCGTGGCCACCGATGTGACGCCGCTGCGACAGGCGCAGGCCCGGCTGGAGCAGAGCGAGATCCGCTACAACGAGTTGGTCAACTCCATCGACGAAGTGTTTTTCCAGACCGACCGCGAAGGGCGGTTCATCTACCTCAACCAGGCGTGGGAATCCGTCAGCGGCTTTACCGTCACCGAGACTTTGGGCGAGCGTATCGAAGAGTTTTTCCACGCCCACGATCGGGGCGAATTCACGCTACGCCGCAAACGCGTGGAAGACTTTGAAGCGGGACGCGGGCTCTGCGAGCTACGCCTGATGCGCAGCGACGGGCTGGAGCGGGTGGTAGAGGTGCAGTTGCGCGGGCAGCGCAGCACGGGCGGGGCATTCGTCGGCCTCGCCGGCAAGATGCGCGATGTGACGCTCGAGCGCGAGGCTACCGAGCAGCTCCGCCGTAGCCGCCAACGCCTCGCCCGGGTGCTCGACGGCAGCAACGACGGCTTTTGGGATTACAATGTGGAGACGGGCGAGTTTTTGATGAGCCCGGGCCACAACCGGATGCTCGGCTTTGAGCCCAACGAGGTGGAGCCGACCCTCGAAGGTTGGAAGGAACTCGTCCACCCGGAGGACCTCAGCGAGCTGCTGCGCCGCTTCCAGAGCGCCATACGCGACCGCAGCCTCTACAGTTGCGAATACCGGATGCGCAGCAAGGCGGGCAGCTACATTTGGGTGCTCGACCGTGGGCGGGTGGTGGACGAGCGCGACCAGCGCCCCCTCATCGTCGCGGGCAGCATCACCAACATCAACGAGCGCGTCGAAGTGGAGCAGCGCACTCGCCGCGCGCTGGAGCGCGAGCAGCAGGTCAACGAAATGAAGTCGCGCATCGTGTCGATGATCTCACACGAATACCGCACCCCGCTTTCCAGTATCCGGCTCTCCGCGACCCTGCTGCAGCGCTACGCCGGTCGCCTCACCGACGAAGAGCGGGCCAAGCACCTCGGTTTCATCTTCGAGGCGGTCGACCAGATGACGCATTTGATCGAAGAAGTGCTCTACCTCGGCCGGGCCGAAGCCGGTTACATGGAGCTGGACCCACAGCCGCACGTCTTGCGCAAGGTCGTCAATGGCCTCGTCGACTGGTTCAACTACCTCTATCCGCGTCGCGAGCTCGACCTGCAGCTGAAGGGCGATGTCGACCGCGTGCTGATGATCGACTTGACCCTCTTCAAGCGCATCGCGACCAACTTGCTGACCAACGCGGTCAAATACTCTGCCGCCGACTCGGTCGTCTCCTTTATCGTGGAGCTGAAGGGGCCGCACCTGATCCTCCAGGTGATCGACGAAGGCATCGGCATCCCGCAGGAAGACCAGAAACACCTTTTCGAGACGTTCCACCGCGCGAGCAACGTCGGCACTATCCCCGGCACCGGCCTCGGCCTCGTGATCATCCGCCGCGTGGTGGAGAAGCTGGGCGGGCAGATCTTCTTCGAGAGCGAAGAGGGCAGGGGCACCACCTTTTCCATCCAGTTGCCCGCGCTGGAGGCCGTCGAGCCCGCCGAGGCAACCTTATCTACCGAATTGAGCGACTCCCGATGAACAAGATCCTGTTAGTTGAAGACGATCCCCGCCTCCGTGATTCCGTGGCCCAGATGCTCGAATTCGAGGGCTTCCTCGTCCTGGCGGAGGAAAACGGGCGCTTGGCCTGGCAGGCTCTCGATCACTTCCGCCCCGACATCGTGGTGAGCGACGTGATGATGCCCGAGATGGACGGGATCGAGCTGCTGGAGGCGATCCGCGCCCACCCGGGCACGCAGAACATCCCGGTCATCCTGCTCACCGCCAAGGCTTCGCGCGATGACACCCGCGCGGGCATGTCCAAAGGGGCCGACGACTACATTACCAAGCCGTTCGAGATCGACGAGCTGGTGGCCTCCATCGAGGCGCAGATCGGCAAGCGCTCGACCCGGCTCTCTGGCCTCGACAACCTCGAATACACCGTCAAGAGCGCGCTACCCAGCGAGCTGTTCTCGCCCCTGCACACCATTCTAGGCCTGGCCGACGGGCTGGAAGAGCAGCTGGTGGCCGGAAGCATGCCGACCAGGGACGACCTCTGGGAGGCGGTGCGCAACATGAAGGACTCGGGGCGCCGCCTCTTGCGCCAGAGCCAGAACCTCGTGCTCTGCCGCGAGCTGATGGAGCTGCTGGGCGTGGACGCAAAGCCAGGCGGCTCGTGTATCCCGACGGACGAAGATTTCCAGGCCGATCTGGATGCAGCCCTGCGGGCCGTCGCCGATCAACGCCAGCGGGAGGAAGACCTCGAAGCCCACTTCGAGCGTGGCGTGCTGGCTATTTCCCCCTGCCACTTCATCAAGACGGTCACCGAGCTGGTCGACAATGCCTTGAAGTTCTCGCGCCCCGGCCAGATCGTCACCGTGCGGGGCCGGGTGGAAGGTTGCCAGACGTATGTGCTGGAGGTGCACGACGCGGGCCTCGGCATGGCATCGCACGAGATCGAGCACATCGGCATGTTTCGCCAGTTCAACCGCCGCGAGGGCAAGCAGGAGGGCTTGGGCCTCGGCCTCGCCATCGTGCAGATGCTGTCCCAGCTTTACGGGGGCAAGCTGGCCCTGCAGAGCGGAGAAGGCAATGGCTTGACGGTGCGGATGGAGCTGCCGTTGAAGGTCGCCGCCCCGCCCGTCGTGGCGATGCCCGAGCTGCCGCCCCTTTGATCACGCGGCGTTCGCATCGCCCGCGTTGTGCGCTTGCGCCCCCGGCCAAAGCGCACACGCTGGCAGCATGACCGCGCGCGCTGATCAAGAAAAGACGCTCCACCTCGTCGGCCTCTGGGTCGATAACGACGGCACCGTCCACCTCGCCCAACGGGCTCCGGGTGGCGAGGTCGAGACCCGGCGCGAGCCCTTCCAGCCTTTTATGTGGACGGTGGAGCCGCCCGTGGGCGGGGAGTGCGAGATCGAGCAACTGGCGGGGCCGGGCCCGGTGAGCTATCTCGTTACGGCCAAAACCCCCGAGGCGTTCAAAGAGCTGGGGCAGCAGCGTGACCGCCGCGACGAGTTGATCCGCCCCTTTGAGCACCAGTGGCTGCTTTCACGACAAGAGCGCCTCTTCGCCGGCCTGAAGTTTGGCGACCTTCGCCGCTGCCAGCTCTCGATCAAGACCGTCTGCGAAGACCCCGACGGCACGAGCGACCCCTCGCGCAAGGAAGACCGCGTGCTCGCCATCGGCGCTTGGTTCAGCGGCGATCCCGAGGCGACCGTGTTGCTGCTGGAGGAAGATACCGATGCCGCCGAGCGGGCGCTGCTCAAGCAGTTCAACGAGTTGCTGCAGGAGCGCGATCCCGACATCCTCGAAGGGCACAACATCTTCAATTTCGAGCTCGATTACCTCAACCAGCGCTCCCGCCGCTACCGCCTGCCGCGTACGTGGGGTCGCTTTGGGGGCGAGCCGCGTTTCCGCAAGAGCCGCCAGCGGGTAGCCGAGCGCTGGCTAGACTTCCTGCGCTGCGACATCCCGGGCCGGGCCGTGTTCGACAGCTATCTCGCGGTCCAGCTCTTCGACATCACCGCGCGCGAGATGCCCGGCTATGGTTTGCTGGAGTCGGCCGTGCATTTTGGCCTCACCGGCGAAGACGACGACCGGCCCGACTTTGCCCACGGTGCGACCCGCGAAGCCCTGGCCGAAGACCGCCCCCGCTTTCTCCAGGCGCTGCGCGAGGACCTGCGCGAGATCCGGGGCCTCGCCGATCGCCTGTTGCCCACCTACGTTGCTCAGGCGCAAAACTTCCCGCTGCTGCTGCAGGAGGCCTCGCTGCGCGGCACCGGCCAAAAGGTCGAGATGCTGCTGCTGGAGAAGTATTACGAAAAGCGCGCGTCGCTGCCGGACTTCAATGAAGTCAGCGCCTACGAAGGCGGCTATACGAAGAGTTTTGGCGAAGGCGTCTACCGCCGCGTGCTGCACTTCGACGTAGCCTCGCTTTACCCGAGCCTGCTGCTCGCCGCCCGCCTCAACCCCGCTTCGGACCACCTGGGCGTGTTCATCCCGCTGCTCGACGAGCTGCGCACCTACCGCCTGCGCTACAAGCAGCTCGCACGTGAGGCGGCAGACGTCGAGATGCGGCAGGAATACGCCGCCCGCCAGGCCTCGTTCAAGATCCTGATCAACAGCTTCTACGGCTACCTCGGCTTTGGCGGCGCACGCTTTGCCGACGGCACGCTCGCGGCGGAGGTGACCCGGCAGGGGCGCGAACTGCTGCAGCAGCTGATCGAAGCCTTTGGCCAAGCGGGGGCGGAAGTGCTCGAAGCCGACACCGACGGGATTTACGTCGCCGCCAACGAGGCGCATTGGGAAAAGCCCGAGACGCTGCTGGCCGTCGTCGAGCGCGTGCTGCCGGAGGGTATCCACCTCGAATACGACGGCAGCTACCCGGCCATGTTTTGCTACAAGGCCAAAAATTACGCCCTCTTTGACGGTGAGCAAATCACCATCCGCGGCTCTGCCCTGCGTTCCCGCGGGATCGAGCCCTTCCTCAAGGGCCTTACCGACCACCTTATCGCGTGGCTGCTCGGGCTGGAGGAAGAAGACCCCGAGACGAAGACCGAGCGATTGGCCTGGCAGATCCAGGAGAGCGAGCTGCCGGTGCGCGAGGTGGCCAAGGGCGAGCACCTGAGCATGAGCCCGCTCGCCTACCAGCGCAAGATCGAGGCCGGCGGCAAGCCGCGACGGGCCGCACTGGAGGTGGCGCTGCGCATGAACCCCGCGCCGCGCATGGGCGAAAAAGTGTATTACTACATCAAGCCCAAGGAAAAAGGACAGACGGCCGACTGGCAGCGTGCCGAAGCCGCCGCCCATTACGACCCCACCGAGCTGCCCTACGACCCGAAGTATTACCTTAAGAAGTTGGCAGACTGGAAGAAACGTTATCAGGTCTACTGGAAAAAGTGAGGCCGGGGCCCGTGCCTGGGGTTGCAAAAACAGGCCTTCCGGGGCTACATTGGAGGTATCATGTCGACTGATCTTGCCGGCCCCCGCCACCCTGAGGCCCCGGAAATTCGCCCCTACCTTGGCCTGCTCAAGGCCACGATTGAACACCTGATCCCCCTCCTTCCCTTTGGTCTGGACCGTCAGGAGGTGTATAGTTTTGGCGTGTTCGGGCTGGTCGACGCCCTGCGGACTATGCCTGCCGAGTTGGACAACGCGGCCAAGACGCGCCACGTGGAGGAAGTCATCGCCACCGTAGTGCTGCAAAACTTCCACGGCAACGGCCAACCGGTGGCGGCTGCAGGCGAGGGGCCGGAGACGGACGATGCGCCGGATTTCCACGGCCTCGACCTGCACGGCAGCCGCATCCTGCTGGTCGACGACAGCGCCATGACCCGCCGCACCATGCAGCGCGTGCTGGAGAAGGCAGGTTTTCGCATCACCGAGGCCGTTTCCGGCGAAGACGCGCTCACCCAGGCCGCTCAGCACACGCCCGACTTGATCCTGCTCGATGTGCAGATGGAAGGCATGAACGGTTACGAGGCCTGCCGCCAGTTGAAGGAGATTCCCGGCCTGCGGGACATCCCCGTCATCTTCCTCACCAACCTCAGCGATTCGCAGGACGTCGTCGACGGCTTTGAGGCTGGCGGATCCGACTACATTTCCAAGCCCTTCCACCCCGGCGAAGGCCTCTCGCGCATCCGTCTGCACCTGCAGAACCGCACCCTGCTGGCCTACCGCCAGCGCAGTATCAACGAGCTGAAGAAGGTCAACCAGACGAAGGACAAGTTCCTCCGCATGGTGTCGCACGATTTGCGCAACCCCGTTTCCGCGATTGGAGGCCTCGCGCAGATGATATCCGACGAAATGGCCGGCCCTGTGACCGAGGAACAGCGGGAAATGACGGACAGCATCGTGGCGGCGGCCGACGGCATGACGGCTCTGCTCAACGACTTGCTCGACTACTCCGCAATCGAAGGCGGGCAGGAGACCTTCAAGCCCGGCTACTACTCCCTCATGCAGGAGATTCAGCGCGTGGTGACGCTCCAGCGCGTGGTGGCCGAGCGCAAGCAGATCGGCATTGAGCTGCAACAGGCCAACGAGGTGCCCGAGCCGCTTTACTTCGACCGGCAAGGGGTCCAGCGCGTGCTGGAAAACCTGCTCAGCAACGCGATCAAGTTTTCGCCCTTCCAGAGCAAGGTGCATGTGACGCTGAAGAGCGCAGACGGTTTTGCCTGCGTGGAGGTAGACGACGAGGGGCCCGGCATCCCGCCCGGAGAGGAAGACAAACTCTTCAAGGAATTCTCGCGCACCTCCAATCGCCCTACCGCCGGCGAAAAGAGCACCGGGCTGGGCCTCTCCATCTGCCGCAAGATCGTCGAACGCCACGAGGGGCACATCGACGCGGAGAACCTGCCGGGCAAAGGCGCGCGTTTTCGCATGCAATTGCCACTGGGCAAGAGCTGATGCTTGCACCCGGGCCCTAAAACGTGGATGCTGCCTTGTTATGCCCAAGCAGCATATCCGCGAGTATTTCAGCAATAAAGAGGTGGTGGACCATTATGCCCGGGCCACCGCCAATGTCGGCCTGTGGGTCTCCGAAGAGAAAATCTTCACCCATATCTTCGAAAAGACCGACCGCGTCCTCGAGCTGGGCTGCGGCACCGGGCGGATTTCCGTCGGCCTTTACGAGCTGGGCTACGATTTCATGATCGGGATCGACCTCTCGCGCGAGATGGTGAAGCGGGCGCAACGCATCGCCACCGTGCTGGGCTACAACATCCCGTTCCACACCATGGACGCCTGCAAGCTCAAGTTTGACGACGGCTTCTTCGACGGCGCCATCTTCGGCTTCAACGGGCTGATGCAGATCCCCGGTCGCGACAAGCGTCGCCAGGCGTTGGCCGAGATCCGCCGCGTGATCAAGCCGGGCGGCGTCTTCGTCTTTACCACGCACGACCGCTACAGCAGCCAGTTCAAGAAGTTCTGGAAAGAAGAGCAGACCCGCTGGGACAAGAATCAGCAAAACCGTGAGCTGATGGAGTTTGGCGACCGCCTGGAGCACGACGGCTACGGGATGCTCTTCGTCCACGTCCCGACGCCAGAGGAAGTGCGCGAAGACCTCAAGGCCACCGGCTGGAAGGTCGACAGCGACGCGCTGCGCTCGACGATTGCCCTCGAGCCCGGTCACGTGCGCGAATTCTCCGACGAATGCCGCTTCTGGATCGCCCGTAACCCTGACGACAATGCCGCCTACGACGAAGACGAGGCGGATTACGAGGAAGAGGACGATTTCGAAGAGACCGACGAAGCGTTGGTCGAAGACGATTCGGATGACTCTGAAACGGACGCTGCGGAAGAACCGAAGCAGTAGTTTTGAGCCGCCGAGGGTCTGCCTCTGGTCTGGGCCAGATCAATCGCCTGCATAAAAAAGCCCGCGTCGTTTTCCGGCGCGGGCGAAAGTTTGAAGCGGCCTGAAGAGCCTTATCGGCTGAGTTGGCGCTCTTTCAGGTAAAGGGCGTCGCGTCGGCGGTAGTTGGGCGAGCGGATTTCGGGGGAGGCGAGCTTGATTTCG
Coding sequences within:
- the uvrB gene encoding excinuclease ABC subunit UvrB, whose product is MDFRLSAEYQPMGDQPQAIEKLVRSLREGNKYQTLLGVTGSGKTFTMANIVQQLQRPTLVMSHNKTLAAQLYSEFKAFFPDNAVEYFVSYYDYYQPEAYVPATDTYIEKDSSINDEIERLRISATSSLISRRDVLVVASVSCIYGLGSPEDFAAMMIPIRVGEELQRDKFLNRLVENIYERNDIKFERGTFRVRGETVDIFPAYMESAIRVEFWGDEVESISELDPLTGQMGRRLDYFHLYPANQFITPRNKLQPAIRAIKNELDEQVGYFEKQQRLLEAQRIRMRTEYDLELLQEMGFCNGIENYSRHLSGRKAGDRPFCLLDFFPDDYLVILDESHVTLPQIGAMYTGDRSRKERLVDYGFRLPSALDNRPLQAQEFMDITGQILFVSATPAKEEAKLSEVIAEQVIRPTGLLDPVMEIRPIKGQVEDLIAEVQAAVGRDERVLVTTLTKRMSEDLSTYLRERDVKVEYLHSDIDAIERVEILRKLRAGDFDVLVGVNLLREGLDLPEVALVAILDADKEGFLRSTTSLIQTAGRAARHEKGRVILYADVLNDSLKETLRITQERREKQIAHNLEHGITPRSVKRGLQKSLHYVDRDQLDPISVAEAQGDGDVAAVIAELESEMLEAAEKLEFERAALLRDQIDMLKNGGTAPNAKKGRGQKGKGGGKKNVRRK
- a CDS encoding PAS domain S-box protein, which translates into the protein MAQHNSLQDVVRRKAMMSLDRIHDIWALRRFEGEFITRSMPSTHVSEFVFWAIYQEGSGEIVMASDPRTEGQRIYDARAQFAGWPAVDNDDGMQEEGGRYTISRPLSGEPGLHSILLFDERELHKGFDESLKRSIVLTAITLAMLGLLGFLILRYRVLTPLHRLHDAIVGFHFGDRSVKIDVTAHDEIGRIGHGLNELFRNQLAIQAESEQLAQIAQVTNNLVLRLDSEGIVMWANRSVERLVGKPLRSFVGTGLDQLLPLREGHAWPFMREVVESGQGRTYEVALDVGENEPRIFRADSQPVVVRENGLFNGAVIVATDVTPLRQAQARLEQSEIRYNELVNSIDEVFFQTDREGRFIYLNQAWESVSGFTVTETLGERIEEFFHAHDRGEFTLRRKRVEDFEAGRGLCELRLMRSDGLERVVEVQLRGQRSTGGAFVGLAGKMRDVTLEREATEQLRRSRQRLARVLDGSNDGFWDYNVETGEFLMSPGHNRMLGFEPNEVEPTLEGWKELVHPEDLSELLRRFQSAIRDRSLYSCEYRMRSKAGSYIWVLDRGRVVDERDQRPLIVAGSITNINERVEVEQRTRRALEREQQVNEMKSRIVSMISHEYRTPLSSIRLSATLLQRYAGRLTDEERAKHLGFIFEAVDQMTHLIEEVLYLGRAEAGYMELDPQPHVLRKVVNGLVDWFNYLYPRRELDLQLKGDVDRVLMIDLTLFKRIATNLLTNAVKYSAADSVVSFIVELKGPHLILQVIDEGIGIPQEDQKHLFETFHRASNVGTIPGTGLGLVIIRRVVEKLGGQIFFESEEGRGTTFSIQLPALEAVEPAEATLSTELSDSR
- a CDS encoding response regulator; translation: MNKILLVEDDPRLRDSVAQMLEFEGFLVLAEENGRLAWQALDHFRPDIVVSDVMMPEMDGIELLEAIRAHPGTQNIPVILLTAKASRDDTRAGMSKGADDYITKPFEIDELVASIEAQIGKRSTRLSGLDNLEYTVKSALPSELFSPLHTILGLADGLEEQLVAGSMPTRDDLWEAVRNMKDSGRRLLRQSQNLVLCRELMELLGVDAKPGGSCIPTDEDFQADLDAALRAVADQRQREEDLEAHFERGVLAISPCHFIKTVTELVDNALKFSRPGQIVTVRGRVEGCQTYVLEVHDAGLGMASHEIEHIGMFRQFNRREGKQEGLGLGLAIVQMLSQLYGGKLALQSGEGNGLTVRMELPLKVAAPPVVAMPELPPL
- a CDS encoding DNA polymerase domain-containing protein; the encoded protein is MTARADQEKTLHLVGLWVDNDGTVHLAQRAPGGEVETRREPFQPFMWTVEPPVGGECEIEQLAGPGPVSYLVTAKTPEAFKELGQQRDRRDELIRPFEHQWLLSRQERLFAGLKFGDLRRCQLSIKTVCEDPDGTSDPSRKEDRVLAIGAWFSGDPEATVLLLEEDTDAAERALLKQFNELLQERDPDILEGHNIFNFELDYLNQRSRRYRLPRTWGRFGGEPRFRKSRQRVAERWLDFLRCDIPGRAVFDSYLAVQLFDITAREMPGYGLLESAVHFGLTGEDDDRPDFAHGATREALAEDRPRFLQALREDLREIRGLADRLLPTYVAQAQNFPLLLQEASLRGTGQKVEMLLLEKYYEKRASLPDFNEVSAYEGGYTKSFGEGVYRRVLHFDVASLYPSLLLAARLNPASDHLGVFIPLLDELRTYRLRYKQLAREAADVEMRQEYAARQASFKILINSFYGYLGFGGARFADGTLAAEVTRQGRELLQQLIEAFGQAGAEVLEADTDGIYVAANEAHWEKPETLLAVVERVLPEGIHLEYDGSYPAMFCYKAKNYALFDGEQITIRGSALRSRGIEPFLKGLTDHLIAWLLGLEEEDPETKTERLAWQIQESELPVREVAKGEHLSMSPLAYQRKIEAGGKPRRAALEVALRMNPAPRMGEKVYYYIKPKEKGQTADWQRAEAAAHYDPTELPYDPKYYLKKLADWKKRYQVYWKK
- a CDS encoding hybrid sensor histidine kinase/response regulator — translated: MSTDLAGPRHPEAPEIRPYLGLLKATIEHLIPLLPFGLDRQEVYSFGVFGLVDALRTMPAELDNAAKTRHVEEVIATVVLQNFHGNGQPVAAAGEGPETDDAPDFHGLDLHGSRILLVDDSAMTRRTMQRVLEKAGFRITEAVSGEDALTQAAQHTPDLILLDVQMEGMNGYEACRQLKEIPGLRDIPVIFLTNLSDSQDVVDGFEAGGSDYISKPFHPGEGLSRIRLHLQNRTLLAYRQRSINELKKVNQTKDKFLRMVSHDLRNPVSAIGGLAQMISDEMAGPVTEEQREMTDSIVAAADGMTALLNDLLDYSAIEGGQETFKPGYYSLMQEIQRVVTLQRVVAERKQIGIELQQANEVPEPLYFDRQGVQRVLENLLSNAIKFSPFQSKVHVTLKSADGFACVEVDDEGPGIPPGEEDKLFKEFSRTSNRPTAGEKSTGLGLSICRKIVERHEGHIDAENLPGKGARFRMQLPLGKS
- a CDS encoding class I SAM-dependent methyltransferase, which produces MPKQHIREYFSNKEVVDHYARATANVGLWVSEEKIFTHIFEKTDRVLELGCGTGRISVGLYELGYDFMIGIDLSREMVKRAQRIATVLGYNIPFHTMDACKLKFDDGFFDGAIFGFNGLMQIPGRDKRRQALAEIRRVIKPGGVFVFTTHDRYSSQFKKFWKEEQTRWDKNQQNRELMEFGDRLEHDGYGMLFVHVPTPEEVREDLKATGWKVDSDALRSTIALEPGHVREFSDECRFWIARNPDDNAAYDEDEADYEEEDDFEETDEALVEDDSDDSETDAAEEPKQ